The following coding sequences lie in one Metallumcola ferriviriculae genomic window:
- a CDS encoding 4Fe-4S dicluster domain-containing protein, translating into MSSPWKPETHENGTGIFHLFPNLCKGCGLCVEKCPVDTIGWSKKLGVYGTPSVEPGHGEKDCIACGICELVCPDCAILIQKMPKKKEA; encoded by the coding sequence ATGAGCAGTCCTTGGAAACCTGAAACGCACGAAAACGGTACGGGTATCTTTCATTTGTTCCCCAATCTTTGCAAGGGTTGTGGGTTATGCGTAGAGAAATGCCCCGTAGATACGATTGGCTGGTCAAAAAAGTTAGGCGTATATGGCACACCTTCGGTGGAACCCGGTCATGGCGAAAAAGATTGTATTGCTTGTGGTATATGCGAACTGGTATGCCCAGATTGTGCCATATTGATACAAAAAATGCCAAAAAAGAAAGAAGCTTAG
- a CDS encoding thiamine pyrophosphate-dependent enzyme — MSVAPQMPKCWRLETKVHKFCPGCGHGLVLKALGEAIDELDIQGKTVFGCDIGCSLLAWDFFNIDSVQTHHGRTTPVITGVKRANPELIGIAYMGDGGGYAIGSQHLVNAASRNEKITVVLVNNTNYGMTGGQMAPTTLPGQKTETSPYGRDVDSTGNPTQGPEMVAAITPESAYVARGTVSNVRQLKKFLKRALENQISGNGFSFVEALSGCPTNWRTNAAETWKFIEEAMPQYFKIGELKVPGDKKEG, encoded by the coding sequence ATGTCAGTAGCACCACAAATGCCAAAGTGCTGGCGTCTAGAAACCAAGGTCCACAAATTTTGCCCCGGCTGCGGTCACGGGTTGGTGTTGAAAGCATTGGGAGAAGCGATAGACGAGTTGGACATCCAGGGTAAGACCGTTTTTGGTTGTGATATAGGTTGCTCGCTGTTGGCGTGGGATTTTTTTAATATTGATTCGGTACAAACACATCATGGTCGGACTACACCGGTTATTACAGGAGTCAAACGAGCTAACCCTGAATTAATAGGCATAGCATACATGGGGGATGGCGGTGGTTATGCCATCGGATCTCAGCATCTGGTAAACGCAGCAAGCCGAAACGAAAAAATTACAGTTGTCTTGGTAAATAATACAAATTATGGTATGACAGGCGGCCAGATGGCCCCTACGACTCTTCCTGGCCAAAAAACAGAAACCAGTCCCTATGGAAGAGATGTTGACTCAACGGGTAATCCTACTCAGGGGCCGGAAATGGTTGCTGCCATTACCCCTGAAAGCGCGTATGTGGCCCGGGGCACGGTATCTAATGTGAGGCAGTTGAAGAAATTTTTAAAGCGGGCGTTAGAAAACCAGATAAGCGGTAACGGCTTTTCCTTTGTAGAAGCGTTATCCGGTTGTCCTACCAACTGGCGAACTAATGCTGCAGAAACGTGGAAATTTATTGAGGAAGCGATGCCGCAGTACTTTAAAATTGGTGAACTTAAGGTACCTGGCGATAAGAAGGAGGGTTAG
- a CDS encoding 2-oxoacid:acceptor oxidoreductase family protein: MAKGAKIALAGEGGQGVQSVAMIITEAAYEDGREALYIPNFGVEQRGGVSVAYVQISDEPIGSPKFKTADIVVALSDRAVRRTQKYVGEKTVFVYDADIDGVEDDLPKNAAKVLGIPAIRVAKDELHPRVFNIIIMGAVIGATGVVNLEKAKEAIEKKLGYKFEKDPKLRDLNYTAIERGIELVKEKL, translated from the coding sequence ATGGCTAAAGGTGCAAAGATAGCTCTCGCAGGAGAAGGTGGCCAGGGAGTTCAATCAGTAGCAATGATTATTACTGAAGCAGCATACGAGGATGGCCGTGAGGCCCTATACATTCCTAACTTTGGAGTGGAGCAGCGTGGCGGCGTTTCTGTGGCTTATGTCCAGATTTCTGACGAACCCATTGGTTCACCAAAATTTAAGACAGCGGATATAGTGGTAGCACTGAGTGACCGAGCGGTAAGGCGTACTCAAAAATATGTAGGTGAAAAGACTGTTTTTGTTTATGATGCTGACATTGATGGGGTGGAAGACGACTTGCCTAAAAATGCTGCCAAGGTCTTGGGTATACCGGCAATCCGTGTGGCAAAAGATGAATTGCACCCCCGCGTGTTTAACATCATTATTATGGGAGCAGTTATTGGTGCTACAGGAGTTGTTAATTTAGAAAAGGCTAAAGAAGCCATTGAAAAGAAGTTGGGCTATAAATTTGAAAAGGACCCGAAATTGCGGGATTTAAATTATACGGCGATTGAACGGGGAATAGAGTTGGTTAAGGAAAAATTATAA